The following proteins come from a genomic window of Microbacterium sp. SY138:
- a CDS encoding citrate synthase: MSAAADQTAKLTIGDTTAEFPVLRGTAGHDSIDFSTLTRQTGYTGLDYGFVNTASTKSEITFIDGDKGILRYRGYPIEQLAGSTSYLEVAWLLIYGELPSASELAEFDEKIRRHTLLHEDLKRFFSALPHTAHPMSVLSSAVAALSTYYEGQTDPHNPEHVELNMVRMLAKLPVIAAYAHKKSVGQAFLYPDNSLSFVDNFLKLNFGVHSEEYEVNPVMSKALELLLILHEDHEQNASTSTVRLVGSTGANQFASVSAGIQALSGPLHGGANEAVLTMLGQIRDSGQSVSRFVERVKNKEEGVKLMGFGHRVYKNYDPRAKLVKDAADEVLSSLGVTDPLLDLAKELEELALADDYFRERRLYPNVDFYTGVIYKAMGFPTRMFTVLFAIGRLPGWLAQWRELQLDPQTKIGRPQQLYTGSPERSFPTR; the protein is encoded by the coding sequence GTGAGTGCAGCGGCAGACCAGACGGCGAAGCTGACGATCGGCGACACGACCGCCGAATTCCCGGTGCTGCGCGGCACGGCGGGGCACGACAGCATCGATTTCTCCACGCTGACGCGGCAGACGGGGTACACGGGCCTGGACTACGGGTTCGTGAACACGGCCTCCACGAAGTCCGAGATCACGTTCATCGACGGCGACAAGGGCATCCTGCGGTATCGCGGGTATCCGATCGAGCAGCTCGCGGGCTCCACCAGCTACCTCGAGGTGGCCTGGCTGCTCATCTACGGCGAGCTGCCGTCCGCCTCCGAACTCGCGGAGTTCGACGAGAAGATCCGTCGCCACACTCTGCTGCACGAAGACCTCAAGCGCTTCTTCTCGGCGCTGCCGCACACGGCGCACCCGATGTCCGTGCTGTCTTCGGCGGTCGCCGCGCTGTCGACGTACTACGAAGGTCAGACCGACCCGCACAACCCGGAGCACGTCGAGCTGAACATGGTGCGCATGCTCGCCAAGCTCCCCGTGATCGCGGCGTACGCGCACAAGAAGAGCGTGGGCCAGGCCTTCCTCTACCCGGACAACTCGCTGAGCTTCGTCGACAACTTCCTGAAGTTGAACTTCGGTGTGCACAGCGAGGAGTACGAGGTCAACCCGGTGATGTCGAAGGCTCTCGAGCTGCTCCTCATCCTGCACGAAGACCACGAGCAGAATGCCTCGACGTCGACCGTCCGCCTGGTCGGTTCCACCGGTGCGAACCAGTTCGCCTCGGTCTCGGCCGGCATCCAGGCGCTCTCCGGCCCGCTGCACGGCGGTGCGAACGAGGCCGTGCTGACGATGCTCGGGCAGATCCGCGACTCCGGCCAGAGTGTCTCGCGTTTCGTCGAGCGGGTGAAGAACAAGGAAGAGGGCGTGAAGCTGATGGGCTTCGGGCACCGGGTGTACAAGAACTACGACCCGCGCGCCAAGCTCGTCAAGGACGCGGCCGACGAGGTGCTCTCGTCGCTGGGTGTCACCGACCCGCTGCTCGACCTCGCGAAGGAGCTCGAAGAGCTCGCGCTGGCCGACGACTACTTCCGCGAGCGTCGCCTGTACCCGAACGTCGACTTCTACACCGGTGTCATCTACAAGGCCATGGGCTTCCCGACCCGTATGTTCACGGTGCTGTTCGCCATCGGGCGCCTGCCCGGTTGGCTCGCGCAGTGGCGTGAGCTGCAGCTCGACCCCCAGACCAAGATCGGCCGCCCCCAGCAGCTGTACACGGGGTCGCCCGAGCGGTCCTTCCCGACGCGCTGA
- the dapC gene encoding succinyldiaminopimelate transaminase, which yields MSVRDLADYPWDAVIPFRERAARHPDGLIDLSVGSPVDPTPEIIRRALAEATDAHAYPQTVGTPSLREAIVEWYARRRGVPYLRVDNVLPTIGSKELVALLPTLLGLGDGDIVVHPRVAYPTYEVGARVVGATPLPADDPEEWPEGTKLIWINTPGNPDGRTWTVSELAAAVRRARELGAVLASDECYAELGWDGEWATEPIPSILDPRVTDGSRANLLSVYSLSKQSNLAGYRAAFVAGCARIVGELLTARKHLGLMPPAPVQHAMAVALGDDEHVAEQKELYRVRRDALRPALEAAGFRIDGSEAGLYLWVTEGRDAWESMERLAALGILAGPGPFYGADSGEHVRLALTAPTAHVREAARRLSDGDI from the coding sequence GTGAGCGTCCGCGACCTCGCCGACTACCCGTGGGATGCCGTCATCCCGTTCCGTGAGCGTGCCGCGCGGCATCCGGACGGTCTGATCGACCTCTCGGTCGGTTCTCCCGTCGACCCGACTCCCGAGATCATCCGGCGCGCACTGGCGGAAGCCACGGACGCCCATGCCTACCCGCAGACGGTCGGAACGCCGAGCCTGCGCGAAGCCATCGTCGAGTGGTACGCGCGACGCCGGGGGGTGCCCTACCTCCGTGTCGACAACGTTCTTCCCACGATCGGCTCGAAGGAGCTCGTCGCACTGCTGCCGACCCTGCTCGGTCTCGGCGACGGCGACATCGTCGTCCACCCCCGCGTGGCCTACCCGACCTATGAGGTGGGCGCCCGCGTCGTGGGGGCGACGCCGCTGCCCGCGGATGATCCGGAGGAGTGGCCGGAGGGTACGAAGCTCATCTGGATCAACACCCCGGGCAATCCGGACGGGCGCACCTGGACCGTGAGCGAACTCGCCGCCGCCGTCCGTCGTGCCCGTGAACTCGGTGCCGTGCTCGCGAGCGATGAATGCTACGCGGAACTCGGCTGGGACGGCGAGTGGGCGACCGAGCCGATCCCCTCCATCCTCGACCCGCGGGTGACGGACGGGAGTCGAGCGAACCTGCTCAGCGTGTACTCCTTGAGCAAGCAATCGAACCTCGCCGGGTACCGCGCAGCCTTCGTGGCCGGATGCGCACGCATCGTCGGCGAGCTTCTCACGGCGCGCAAGCACCTCGGTCTCATGCCGCCGGCGCCGGTGCAGCACGCGATGGCGGTCGCCCTCGGCGACGACGAGCACGTGGCGGAGCAGAAGGAGCTCTACCGCGTCAGGCGCGACGCCCTGCGTCCTGCTCTGGAGGCCGCGGGCTTCCGCATCGACGGCTCCGAGGCAGGACTCTATCTCTGGGTGACGGAGGGGCGCGATGCCTGGGAGTCGATGGAGCGACTCGCCGCTCTCGGCATCCTCGCCGGTCCCGGGCCCTTCTACGGTGCCGACTCCGGGGAGCACGTCCGGCTGGCGCTCACGGCGCCGACCGCGCACGTCAGAGAGGCGGCGCGCCGACTCTCTGACGGCGATATATAG
- the fdxA gene encoding ferredoxin, whose amino-acid sequence MTYVIALPCVDVKDRACIDECPVDCIYEGERSLYIHPDECVDCGACEPVCPVEAIYYEDDLPDEWQDYYKANVEFFDEIGSPGGAAKVGVYAFDHPIIAALPPQGE is encoded by the coding sequence GTGACGTATGTGATCGCCCTCCCGTGCGTCGATGTCAAGGATCGCGCCTGCATCGACGAGTGCCCCGTTGACTGCATCTACGAGGGCGAACGCTCGCTCTACATCCACCCTGACGAGTGCGTCGACTGCGGTGCCTGCGAGCCGGTGTGCCCGGTCGAAGCCATCTACTACGAAGACGACCTTCCCGACGAGTGGCAGGACTACTACAAGGCCAACGTCGAGTTCTTCGACGAGATCGGGTCGCCCGGAGGCGCAGCCAAGGTCGGCGTGTACGCGTTCGACCACCCGATCATCGCCGCTCTCCCGCCGCAGGGCGAGTAG
- a CDS encoding AzlD domain-containing protein, protein MSLWSAILLAALICLALKAAGYLVPPRVLEAPRTARISDLLTVALLAALVAVQTLGDGQAIIVDARVPALLVAGGLLWLRQSFLVVVVAAALVAALLRLFGLAG, encoded by the coding sequence ATGAGCCTGTGGAGCGCGATCCTCCTCGCAGCGTTGATCTGTCTGGCGCTGAAGGCCGCCGGCTACCTCGTTCCTCCCCGGGTGCTCGAGGCGCCACGCACGGCCCGCATCTCGGATCTTCTGACGGTCGCGCTGCTGGCCGCCCTCGTGGCCGTCCAGACCCTCGGCGATGGGCAGGCGATCATCGTGGATGCACGTGTGCCCGCACTGCTGGTCGCTGGTGGGCTCCTGTGGTTGCGGCAGTCGTTCCTCGTGGTCGTCGTGGCGGCCGCGCTGGTCGCCGCCCTGCTGCGCCTGTTCGGCCTCGCCGGCTGA
- a CDS encoding AzlC family ABC transporter permease, giving the protein MTAEREVWREALGVVIATSAYGVSFGALAVASGLDVWQTCVLSLLMFTGGSQFAFVGVFTAGGLAALPSAVASAALLGVRNVAYGMRMSSIVGGGPVRKAAAAHFTIDESTAVAISQGDPRLRQVGFWVTGIGIFVGWNITTLIGALVGDVLGDPRTWGLDAAAAAAFLALLWPRLQQRQAIAVGIAAAVVAAALTPFLMPGLPVLVAAVVAIAVGWFNWMGRPTAPGRPSSGAGSEVSS; this is encoded by the coding sequence ATGACCGCGGAGCGTGAGGTCTGGCGCGAAGCGCTCGGGGTCGTCATCGCGACCAGTGCGTACGGTGTCTCGTTCGGTGCGCTCGCCGTGGCATCGGGCCTCGACGTCTGGCAGACCTGTGTGCTGAGTCTGCTGATGTTCACGGGCGGATCGCAGTTCGCCTTCGTGGGCGTCTTCACGGCCGGGGGGCTTGCGGCCCTGCCATCGGCGGTCGCTTCGGCGGCACTCCTCGGCGTCCGCAACGTCGCCTACGGCATGCGGATGTCATCGATCGTCGGGGGAGGTCCCGTCCGTAAGGCGGCGGCCGCCCATTTCACGATCGACGAGTCGACGGCGGTGGCGATATCGCAGGGCGACCCACGGCTGCGACAGGTCGGCTTCTGGGTGACCGGGATCGGCATCTTCGTCGGCTGGAACATCACCACCCTCATCGGAGCGCTGGTGGGGGATGTGCTCGGAGATCCTCGGACATGGGGGCTGGATGCGGCGGCAGCCGCCGCCTTTCTAGCTCTGCTCTGGCCTCGTCTCCAGCAGCGCCAGGCCATCGCGGTCGGCATCGCCGCGGCGGTCGTCGCCGCGGCCCTCACTCCGTTCCTGATGCCCGGCCTGCCCGTGCTCGTCGCCGCGGTCGTCGCTATCGCGGTCGGCTGGTTCAACTGGATGGGGCGTCCGACCGCGCCGGGCCGCCCATCGTCGGGTGCGGGGTCGGAGGTGAGCTCATGA
- a CDS encoding XRE family transcriptional regulator, which yields MEELRTRIARTLRRERETAGLSVSELARRAGISKATVSQLESGAGNPSVETLWALGVALGVPFAVLVDQQANAPTLIRADDLAGVPSSAAAYSATLLSASPPGARRDIYLIQAEPGDARRSDPHHPGTIEHVILMTGQARIGPAGEPVLLNPGDYLTYPGDATHIFEATASGTSAVLISELR from the coding sequence ATGGAGGAACTCCGCACACGTATCGCCCGCACCCTGCGCCGGGAGCGAGAGACCGCAGGCCTGTCGGTCTCCGAGCTCGCTCGACGCGCCGGCATCTCCAAGGCGACCGTCTCCCAGCTCGAGAGCGGCGCCGGGAACCCCAGCGTCGAGACGCTGTGGGCTCTCGGCGTCGCGCTGGGCGTGCCCTTCGCCGTGCTGGTCGATCAGCAGGCGAACGCACCGACGCTCATCCGCGCCGACGATCTCGCCGGCGTCCCCTCCTCCGCCGCGGCGTACAGTGCGACACTGCTGTCGGCGAGCCCGCCGGGAGCCCGCCGTGACATCTACCTGATCCAGGCCGAGCCCGGCGATGCCCGCCGTTCCGATCCTCATCACCCCGGGACGATCGAGCACGTGATCCTGATGACCGGGCAGGCGCGGATCGGCCCGGCGGGTGAACCGGTGCTGCTGAACCCCGGCGACTATCTCACGTACCCCGGCGATGCCACGCACATCTTCGAGGCGACCGCATCGGGAACCAGCGCCGTGCTCATATCCGAGCTCCGCTGA
- a CDS encoding MFS transporter produces MIQRLQSPTKTSWLPMVSLFLAQVLMSFNVAALPISLGGMVSEFGVPPTVASTTIVMYGLAVAALVMTGAKLGQRIGWVVIFRIVIALFAGSSVMMILAPTVWWAIAGQAVAGAAAAIIVPSIVALIAENYRGPQQATAIGAIGSARAISGVSAFLIGGTLGTLVGWRPMFFIVLGIAVVVFALSFTLRGDRGDASIRIDLVASLLIGAAIVLLTLGFNNLNSWGAVAATTDAPFNILGLSPAPVFIVVGLVLGQAFFLWTRKRMAEGKVPLIDLSVLGSSRERAAVYAMFIVVALEACVNFTIPLYIQIVQGRTPFDTSMAMMPFNLTVFVTATLVVRLYRRFPPRTIGVVGFILTTVALVWLSFVVNNNWETIPTIVGLIVFGIGQGALVTLVFNVLVTAAPAELAGDVGSLRGTTQNLASAVGTALAGALLVSLLGLSVGRAVVEHPELPPSLVAQVDMDNLNFISNDDLRVALEATDATPAQIDAAVVVNEESRLGTLKLGLLLLAGVSALAILPASRLPQYRPHEIPDPSPAAGPE; encoded by the coding sequence ATGATCCAGCGGTTGCAGAGCCCGACCAAGACCTCGTGGCTGCCGATGGTCAGCCTGTTCCTCGCTCAGGTGCTGATGTCGTTCAACGTGGCGGCGCTGCCGATCTCGCTCGGCGGCATGGTGAGCGAATTCGGTGTTCCGCCCACGGTCGCGAGCACCACCATCGTCATGTACGGCCTCGCGGTGGCCGCCCTCGTGATGACCGGAGCGAAACTCGGCCAGCGGATCGGCTGGGTCGTCATCTTCCGGATCGTGATCGCGCTGTTCGCAGGCTCCTCGGTCATGATGATCCTCGCTCCCACCGTGTGGTGGGCGATCGCCGGCCAGGCGGTCGCGGGAGCAGCCGCGGCGATCATCGTGCCGTCGATCGTCGCACTCATCGCCGAGAACTACCGCGGACCGCAGCAGGCGACCGCCATCGGCGCGATCGGTTCGGCCCGCGCGATCTCGGGGGTGAGTGCCTTCCTCATCGGCGGCACCCTGGGAACGCTGGTCGGCTGGCGCCCGATGTTCTTCATCGTTCTGGGGATCGCCGTGGTGGTCTTCGCGCTGAGCTTCACCCTGCGCGGTGATCGCGGTGACGCCTCGATCCGCATCGACCTCGTGGCGTCGCTGCTGATCGGAGCGGCGATCGTGCTGCTGACGCTGGGTTTCAACAACCTGAACTCCTGGGGTGCCGTGGCGGCGACGACCGACGCTCCCTTCAACATCCTCGGCCTCTCGCCCGCTCCCGTGTTCATCGTCGTCGGCCTCGTGCTCGGCCAGGCGTTCTTCCTGTGGACGAGGAAGCGGATGGCGGAGGGGAAGGTGCCCCTGATCGACCTGAGCGTCCTCGGCTCTTCGCGGGAGCGGGCCGCCGTGTACGCCATGTTCATCGTGGTCGCGCTGGAGGCGTGCGTGAACTTCACGATCCCGCTCTACATCCAGATCGTGCAGGGCCGTACGCCGTTCGACACCTCCATGGCCATGATGCCGTTCAACCTCACCGTCTTCGTGACGGCCACCCTGGTGGTGCGACTGTACCGGCGCTTCCCTCCACGCACGATCGGTGTCGTGGGGTTCATCCTCACCACGGTCGCCCTGGTGTGGTTGTCGTTCGTCGTGAACAACAACTGGGAGACGATCCCGACCATCGTCGGGCTCATCGTGTTCGGCATCGGTCAGGGCGCGCTCGTCACGCTGGTGTTCAACGTGCTCGTGACCGCAGCCCCCGCCGAGCTCGCCGGTGACGTCGGGTCGCTGCGCGGCACCACCCAGAACCTCGCATCGGCGGTCGGCACCGCGCTGGCGGGCGCACTTCTGGTGTCGCTCCTCGGACTCAGTGTCGGTCGTGCCGTGGTCGAGCACCCCGAGCTGCCCCCGTCGCTCGTCGCCCAGGTCGACATGGACAATCTCAACTTCATCAGCAACGACGACCTGCGCGTCGCGCTCGAAGCGACCGACGCGACGCCCGCGCAGATCGACGCGGCGGTGGTGGTGAACGAGGAATCGCGGCTCGGCACGCTCAAGCTCGGCCTGCTGCTGCTGGCGGGGGTCAGCGCGCTGGCGATCCTCCCGGCCTCGCGGCTGCCGCAATACCGGCCGCACGAGATCCCCGACCCGTCTCCGGCCGCCGGTCCGGAATGA
- the glsA gene encoding glutaminase A: MLDPTAWRGVPQEVSTGTLPGWDRVEELVREAHSRYACEHSGGVADYIPVLAEVDPELFGLVVIEVGGGLHDAGDALHPFSIQSISKMFVYALAIQEHGHERVRDIVGVNNTGLAFNSVMAVELNDGHPMNPMVNAGAIATTALMPGGTAVEQWERVREGLSAFAGRPLSLDGVVYASEAQTNDRNRALGRLLRSYGRLEGDPDEVVDVYTRQCALAVTAHDLAVMGATLADGGVNPVSGERVVSEEVCRDTLAVVASTGLYERSGDWLFEIGLPAKSGVSGGVVAVAPGKGAVAGFSPRLDEAGNSIRSQMAIGYLSRVLGLNLFASAPARRDPPAFSTAPQEHS; this comes from the coding sequence GTGCTCGACCCGACGGCGTGGCGCGGTGTTCCGCAGGAGGTGTCCACCGGCACCCTGCCGGGATGGGATCGCGTCGAGGAGCTCGTACGCGAGGCGCACTCCCGCTACGCGTGCGAGCACTCGGGCGGCGTCGCCGACTACATCCCCGTGCTTGCGGAGGTGGATCCGGAACTGTTCGGGCTGGTGGTGATCGAGGTCGGCGGCGGGCTGCACGACGCCGGCGATGCCCTGCACCCGTTCTCCATCCAGTCGATCTCGAAGATGTTCGTCTACGCACTGGCGATCCAGGAGCACGGCCACGAACGTGTGCGCGACATCGTCGGCGTGAACAACACCGGACTCGCGTTCAACTCCGTGATGGCGGTCGAGCTCAACGATGGGCACCCGATGAACCCGATGGTCAACGCGGGTGCCATCGCGACGACCGCGCTCATGCCGGGCGGCACCGCCGTCGAGCAGTGGGAGCGCGTGCGGGAAGGACTCTCCGCCTTCGCCGGGCGACCGCTGAGCCTCGACGGCGTCGTCTATGCCTCGGAAGCGCAGACGAACGACCGCAATCGTGCGCTGGGGCGTCTGCTGCGCAGCTACGGTCGGCTCGAGGGGGATCCCGATGAGGTGGTCGACGTCTACACGCGTCAGTGTGCTCTGGCCGTGACGGCTCACGATCTGGCGGTGATGGGGGCGACGCTCGCCGACGGGGGAGTCAACCCCGTCAGCGGTGAGCGGGTCGTCTCGGAAGAGGTGTGCCGAGACACCCTGGCCGTGGTCGCGTCGACCGGGCTGTACGAACGCTCCGGCGACTGGCTGTTCGAGATCGGGCTCCCGGCGAAGTCCGGCGTCTCCGGAGGCGTCGTCGCGGTCGCCCCCGGGAAGGGCGCGGTGGCCGGCTTCTCGCCACGGCTCGACGAGGCCGGAAACTCGATCCGATCGCAGATGGCGATCGGCTATCTGTCGCGCGTCCTGGGGCTGAACCTGTTCGCCTCCGCCCCGGCGCGCAGAGACCCACCCGCTTTCTCGACCGCACCGCAGGAGCACTCATGA